TTGCTCAATACCATATAGTCCACCAACCAGCACGTCATTCTGCCACACTTCGACAGAGTGCGCTTTTCCTGCCTGATGAAGCTGGCGATAAGCCGAGATAATGCTCGGCGTAATCCAGGTGCCGTCATGGTGCTCATGCGCGCAGGCGTGAATGACATCATCAAAGGCCTGATTCAGCGTGGCATGAAACGTATGGCGCTTCAGAAATTTTTTCATGCTGCGGCTGATATGCAAGTCACCGGGAAACAGGACCGCGCGTGGATTTGGAGACCACCATAAGATCGGCTCACCGGGAGAGAACCAGGGGAAAATGCCCTGTCGGTAAGCGGCTTTTAGGCGGGCAACGGAGAGATCGCCGCCAACGGCCAGCAGGCCGTTGGGGTCATCTAGCGCATGATTCGGATCAGGGAACTGAAGCGATTGAAGCGAAAGTTGGTATAGACGCATGTTTTTCAAACGTTATGTTTCAACAGAGTTTGCCCTAAACGTGTTGGCGGAACTGCCAATAACGACCTTGTTGTGCCATTAAGTCCTGATGGCTCCCCTGTTCGATCACTTTGCCATCATCCAGAATACAGATGCGATCCATCGATTCTAAGCCGTATAGCCGGTGGGTGATGACGATCAGCGTTTTATCGGCACAGTGCTGACGGAGCAGTTGCAGAATACGCTTTTCGGTTTCTGCATCCAACCCTTCAGTCGGTTCATCCAATAGAACGAGCGGTGCGTCGTGCAATAAGGCGCGTGCCAACGCGATACGGCGTTGCTCGCCACCGGACAACTGTCGACCGCCTTCGCCCAGCCAGGCATTCAGCCCTTCGTTTTCCAGCAGTTTTTCTAAGCCAACCTGCTGTAATACCTCAGACAGTTTTTCATCTCGTGCGGCTGGTGCGGCTAGTAGCAGGTTATCACGTAGTGTTGCGCTGAAAATATGCACGCGCTGTGGCACCACGCTCATCATGGCGCGGAGGTTGTCTTCCTGCCAATCGGCAAGGGGATGTCCATTCAGCGTAATTTCTCCGTATTCACAATTCCATGCCCGGGTCAGCAATTGCAATAGCGTCGATTTCCCGCATCCGGTACGCCCCAGCAGCGCCAGATGCTCGCCTGGTTGAATGGAAAGCGTAATATTCTGCAACACGGGCTGCGGCTGGCCAGGATACGTGAAACCGACATGTGAGACATCAAGTGACGCCTCGCGTGGGGTTTCTGGCCCATGCTCTGGGAACGTGACGTCAACGGGCTGGCGAATGATTTGATCGACCCGAGCCGCGGAGGCAATCACTTGCCCCATATGCTGGAAGGCCACCGTGACGGGAGCCAGTGCTTCAAAAGCAGCAAGTGAGGCGAACACGAATAGCGCAATTAACGCACCGGGCTGTGGATTACCGCCAACCCCATCCGCTGCCAGCCACAGAATCAGGGTAACGGTCAGCCCGCTGCATAAAATCATCACCGCCTGAGCCAGACCGGTAAGGTTGGCCTGCTGACGTTGTCGGCGCAGCCAGTTAATTTCCACCAGAGCCAGCTGTTGACGAACGCGACTGAGTGCACCGAAGACGGTGAGTTCCGCCTGACCTTGCAGCCAGGTGGTTAACTGAAGGCGGTATTGAGCACGCAGCGCGGTCAAATCCTGTCCGATGCCGTTTCCCGCCCGATAAAAGACAATCGGCAGGCACAGCAGCAGTACCAGCATGATGGCTCCCAGCGTCAGAGCCAGTGAGGCATCAATGAAACTCAGGCCATAGCAAACGATAAGAATGACGGCAAAAGCGCTGACGATGGGTGAAATCACGCGGAGATAGAGGTGGTCGAGCGTATCTACGTCCGCTACGAGCCGGTTTAGCAGTTCAGCCTGACGAAATTGCGCCAGTCCCCCCGGCGAGAGCGGCAGGATGCGAGAAAAGGTGAAAACACGCAGGCGCAGCAAAACGCGGAAGGTGGCGTCGTGGCTGACGACTCTTTCCCCGTAGCGTCCGGC
The nucleotide sequence above comes from Pectobacterium brasiliense. Encoded proteins:
- the aat gene encoding leucyl/phenylalanyl-tRNA--protein transferase; amino-acid sequence: MRLYQLSLQSLQFPDPNHALDDPNGLLAVGGDLSVARLKAAYRQGIFPWFSPGEPILWWSPNPRAVLFPGDLHISRSMKKFLKRHTFHATLNQAFDDVIHACAHEHHDGTWITPSIISAYRQLHQAGKAHSVEVWQNDVLVGGLYGIEQGRLFCGESMFSRTDNASKYALLAFQQHFIRHGGELIDCQVLNAHTASLGVSEIPRDRFLQQLSQFQDLDVDDSCWRPQPLAEPAF
- the cydC gene encoding heme ABC transporter ATP-binding protein/permease CydC, whose product is MAQMKTMQVLKPFLALYRQHFWYLSLGVVLAIATLLASIGLLALSGWFLAGSALAGIVGLLTFNYMLPAAGVRGAAIARTAGRYGERVVSHDATFRVLLRLRVFTFSRILPLSPGGLAQFRQAELLNRLVADVDTLDHLYLRVISPIVSAFAVILIVCYGLSFIDASLALTLGAIMLVLLLCLPIVFYRAGNGIGQDLTALRAQYRLQLTTWLQGQAELTVFGALSRVRQQLALVEINWLRRQRQQANLTGLAQAVMILCSGLTVTLILWLAADGVGGNPQPGALIALFVFASLAAFEALAPVTVAFQHMGQVIASAARVDQIIRQPVDVTFPEHGPETPREASLDVSHVGFTYPGQPQPVLQNITLSIQPGEHLALLGRTGCGKSTLLQLLTRAWNCEYGEITLNGHPLADWQEDNLRAMMSVVPQRVHIFSATLRDNLLLAAPAARDEKLSEVLQQVGLEKLLENEGLNAWLGEGGRQLSGGEQRRIALARALLHDAPLVLLDEPTEGLDAETEKRILQLLRQHCADKTLIVITHRLYGLESMDRICILDDGKVIEQGSHQDLMAQQGRYWQFRQHV